In one Bacteroidales bacterium genomic region, the following are encoded:
- a CDS encoding DUF2520 domain-containing protein — translation MEKGIQNMVVVGSGNVAFHLIKAFSKKGIRVLQILAHNEKTACILSKTFSVPYIIDTSKLFKEADLYLLTVQDDHIREAALQLHLKDQLLVHTSGFSSLDSLSGASTRTGVLWPLQTLTSGRSIEYKSIPFFIEGQSTEISEKLEQFAGMVSDRVMITDSPTRQKIHLAAVIASNLTNQLYSIAASILERQDIPFAVLAPLILETAAKAGEQHPFRSQTGPAVRKDLRVIEKHLELLRDDPAFRDIYRLITENIIHHHSQ, via the coding sequence TTGGAAAAAGGTATTCAAAATATGGTTGTTGTGGGATCAGGCAATGTGGCCTTTCACCTGATCAAAGCTTTCAGCAAAAAGGGTATCCGTGTGCTGCAGATCCTTGCACATAATGAGAAAACCGCCTGCATCCTGTCGAAAACCTTTTCAGTGCCTTATATCATTGACACTTCCAAGCTATTTAAAGAAGCCGATCTTTACCTTTTGACCGTTCAGGACGATCATATCCGTGAAGCTGCCCTCCAACTCCATCTTAAAGACCAGCTCCTGGTTCACACTTCCGGATTCTCTTCACTTGACTCACTATCAGGCGCCTCCACCCGAACCGGTGTACTGTGGCCACTGCAAACACTTACGTCAGGCAGAAGCATTGAATATAAAAGCATTCCTTTTTTTATAGAAGGTCAATCCACCGAAATTTCTGAGAAACTGGAGCAATTCGCAGGAATGGTCAGCGACCGGGTGATGATCACAGACTCCCCTACCCGGCAAAAGATCCACCTGGCTGCGGTAATCGCTTCCAACCTCACCAACCAGCTTTATTCTATCGCGGCCTCCATTCTTGAACGGCAAGACATTCCATTTGCCGTACTTGCCCCGTTGATCCTTGAAACGGCCGCCAAAGCCGGAGAGCAGCACCCATTTCGCAGCCAGACCGGCCCGGCAGTCAGGAAAGACCTTCGGGTCATTGAAAAACACCTGGAACTCCTTCGTGATGACCCGGCTTTCCGCGATATTTACCGCCTGATCACTGAAAATATTATCCACCATCATTCTCAATAA